In a single window of the Verrucomicrobiota bacterium genome:
- a CDS encoding DUF2892 domain-containing protein, protein MKPLLSPNIDNKGRLIRGLGALALFVGAGFSFALSTWLGIALLASGLFVAFEALRGWCALRACGIKTKF, encoded by the coding sequence ATGAAACCGCTCCTCTCCCCTAACATCGACAACAAGGGCCGCCTCATTCGCGGACTCGGCGCGCTGGCACTGTTCGTGGGCGCGGGCTTTAGTTTCGCCCTGTCCACCTGGCTCGGCATCGCCCTATTGGCCTCGGGCCTGTTCGTTGCCTTCGAAGCCTTGCGCGGCTGGTGCGCGCTGCGCGCGTGCGGCATCAAGACAAAGTTCTGA